In one window of Oceanococcus sp. HetDA_MAG_MS8 DNA:
- the cysE gene encoding serine O-acetyltransferase — translation MFSQLRDDLRSVFERDPAARSFWEVVFCYPGLHAVWWHRLAHRLWGWRMYWLARFVAHISRWLTGIEIHPGARIGRRFFIDHGMGVVIGETTEIGDDVTLYQGVTLGGTSWNGGKRHPTLANGVVVGAGAKVLGPFVVGENARIGSNAVVTRAVAPGQTVVGVPAKSTQRKVPEMSAKSAEMAARMGFDAYGVSRDVSDPVAQTINAMLEHMHAQDEKITQLCAALRQSAAVGDQDAQAAELPELKAEPLSDGGENR, via the coding sequence AACGCGACCCCGCCGCCCGATCCTTCTGGGAGGTGGTGTTTTGTTACCCCGGGCTGCATGCGGTCTGGTGGCACCGCCTTGCTCACCGTTTGTGGGGATGGAGAATGTACTGGTTGGCGCGCTTCGTAGCCCATATATCGCGCTGGCTGACGGGAATCGAGATTCACCCCGGTGCACGAATTGGTCGGCGTTTCTTCATTGACCATGGCATGGGTGTGGTTATTGGCGAAACCACAGAAATTGGCGATGACGTCACCCTCTACCAGGGAGTCACTTTGGGTGGTACCAGCTGGAACGGCGGTAAGCGTCATCCCACCTTGGCCAACGGCGTTGTGGTGGGTGCGGGGGCCAAGGTTTTAGGGCCTTTCGTGGTGGGGGAGAATGCGCGTATCGGCTCTAATGCCGTGGTGACACGCGCCGTTGCCCCAGGCCAAACGGTGGTCGGTGTCCCCGCCAAAAGTACTCAGCGCAAGGTTCCAGAAATGTCGGCAAAAAGTGCCGAAATGGCTGCGCGCATGGGTTTCGACGCCTATGGCGTTAGCCGGGATGTTTCAGATCCGGTCGCCCAAACAATCAACGCCATGCTCGAGCATATGCATGCTCAGGATGAAAAAATCACCCAGCTTTGTGCTGCGCTGCGTCAGTCAGCGGCGGTGGGCGATCAAGATGCGCAGGCAGCGGAGTTGCCGGAACTCAAGGCTGAGCCCTTGAGTGATGGCGGAGAGAATCGATGA
- a CDS encoding DUF4115 domain-containing protein yields MATDQHPHETPGQLLLQARETRGLRIEDAARSANLSVSMAQALESDDYAALGQPVYARGYYRRYARVVGCEAEEVVRCYEIINEVPSAVPHIQQRPSIPYGAKTARPGLRLPWLWAVLLLLLLAGIGWLGSGSNTKGSTDQPPVTAGVTTVPSAAPVTTPVPLPDQSAQRRPPTADLSQLKLSEELSTAPSAEPAQSSADLTSAPPGLLEIRVGPQAAWIEVRDARDERLAYRVAQPGEQLRLQGEPPYRINLGRAHTLELRLGGKVVDLQPVIDSAARARATITEGGKLIAP; encoded by the coding sequence GTGGCTACTGATCAGCACCCGCATGAAACTCCAGGACAGCTCTTGCTCCAGGCTCGCGAAACGCGTGGCCTGCGCATCGAGGATGCCGCGCGTTCCGCCAATCTATCCGTGAGTATGGCGCAGGCCCTGGAGAGCGATGATTACGCCGCGCTGGGCCAACCTGTATACGCGCGCGGCTACTATCGGCGCTACGCACGCGTGGTGGGCTGTGAAGCCGAAGAGGTCGTGCGTTGCTACGAAATCATCAATGAGGTGCCCTCCGCAGTTCCTCATATTCAACAGCGTCCTAGTATTCCCTACGGTGCCAAGACTGCGCGACCAGGCCTGCGTCTGCCGTGGTTGTGGGCGGTTTTGCTGTTGCTTCTTTTAGCCGGGATTGGGTGGCTGGGGTCTGGGTCGAACACCAAGGGCTCTACAGACCAGCCACCGGTGACCGCCGGCGTAACCACTGTGCCGAGCGCTGCGCCGGTCACTACGCCTGTTCCATTACCCGATCAAAGTGCGCAGAGACGCCCGCCAACCGCCGATCTCAGCCAACTCAAACTCAGTGAAGAGCTCAGCACAGCGCCGTCAGCTGAACCAGCGCAGTCCAGTGCAGATTTGACGAGTGCTCCCCCGGGACTATTGGAAATTCGTGTGGGACCACAAGCTGCGTGGATTGAAGTGCGTGATGCGCGTGACGAGCGCTTGGCTTACAGAGTGGCGCAGCCAGGCGAGCAATTGCGCCTGCAAGGCGAACCTCCGTATCGCATTAATCTCGGGCGCGCCCATACTCTGGAGCTCCGACTGGGCGGCAAAGTCGTCGATCTACAACCGGTTATCGACTCTGCGGCACGTGCTAGAGCTACCATAACCGAGGGTGGGAAATTGATAGCGCCATGA
- a CDS encoding iron-sulfur cluster assembly accessory protein: MAELSLTEAAASRIREQLEQRGRGLGIRLQVKPTGCSGWMYQVEYADDQAPDDVRVEHAGAVLLVPTKSLPALQGTVVDFVGDGFSKRWQFNNPNVEADCGCGESFALRDSSASR; this comes from the coding sequence ATGGCTGAATTGAGTCTGACGGAAGCGGCGGCCAGCCGTATTCGCGAACAACTCGAACAACGCGGCCGCGGTTTGGGTATCCGTTTGCAGGTGAAGCCGACCGGCTGCTCCGGATGGATGTATCAAGTGGAGTATGCCGATGATCAAGCGCCCGACGATGTTCGTGTAGAGCATGCTGGGGCGGTTCTGCTGGTGCCCACAAAGAGTCTGCCGGCCCTGCAGGGGACCGTTGTGGATTTTGTCGGCGATGGGTTCAGCAAGCGCTGGCAGTTCAACAACCCTAACGTCGAGGCTGATTGCGGCTGCGGCGAAAGTTTCGCCCTGCGGGATTCGTCGGCTTCGCGTTAA
- a CDS encoding cysteine desulfurase, protein MIYLDHNATTALRPGVLAAMQPWFEQHYGNANSQHRAGRLARQAVEQARAQVAALVHCEAAEVFFTSGSTESINWALRGLCPDAPRLVGSTDHEAVLETLPHCERLAVDQAGRPDLRSLKAWLQEHPRALVSVMAANNETGVLANLAEISAVVKSADGLLHTDATQMCGRLPVDFRHAELAAMSVSAHKLGGPKGVGALILRRGQEILAIQRGGKHEQGLRAGTLNVPGIVGFAAACEHAQAHMAEEALRHAQWRDAFEQELCKRHPQAEIFGLEAKRLPNTSFFALPGWHSEALLMALDKAGFALASGSACTSGTDVPSHVLTAMGVPAQRALGAVRMSLGHNSLESDLPALLDALDAIVKPVSQGGAAFAGLLNQ, encoded by the coding sequence ATGATCTACCTGGATCACAATGCCACGACCGCATTGCGTCCAGGTGTATTGGCAGCTATGCAGCCTTGGTTTGAGCAGCATTATGGAAATGCCAATAGCCAACACCGCGCTGGTCGCTTAGCGCGTCAAGCGGTTGAGCAAGCCAGAGCTCAAGTTGCCGCATTGGTTCACTGCGAAGCCGCGGAAGTATTTTTCACCTCCGGCTCCACAGAGTCCATCAACTGGGCTCTTCGAGGGTTGTGTCCGGATGCGCCGCGGTTGGTCGGTTCCACAGATCATGAAGCCGTGCTCGAAACTCTGCCCCATTGTGAGCGGTTGGCTGTGGACCAGGCCGGGCGTCCGGATCTTCGTTCACTCAAGGCTTGGTTACAGGAGCATCCGCGCGCACTGGTCAGTGTGATGGCCGCGAACAACGAAACCGGTGTGCTGGCCAATCTTGCCGAGATCTCGGCGGTGGTGAAGTCAGCAGATGGTCTGCTGCATACCGATGCCACCCAAATGTGCGGCAGGTTGCCTGTGGATTTTCGGCATGCCGAGCTGGCCGCCATGAGCGTGTCGGCGCATAAGCTTGGTGGTCCCAAAGGAGTCGGTGCCCTCATCCTTCGTCGTGGCCAAGAGATTCTGGCCATACAGCGGGGTGGTAAGCACGAACAAGGCCTGCGCGCCGGGACTCTCAACGTACCTGGCATTGTTGGCTTCGCAGCAGCCTGCGAGCATGCCCAGGCGCACATGGCTGAGGAGGCCCTGCGCCACGCTCAATGGCGGGATGCGTTTGAGCAGGAGCTTTGCAAACGCCACCCGCAGGCAGAAATATTTGGGCTTGAGGCAAAGCGTCTACCGAACACGAGTTTCTTTGCGCTACCTGGTTGGCATTCAGAGGCTTTGTTGATGGCCTTGGATAAGGCGGGTTTTGCGCTTGCGAGCGGTTCTGCCTGTACCAGCGGCACGGATGTGCCATCCCATGTGCTGACCGCCATGGGGGTGCCAGCACAGCGGGCGCTAGGTGCAGTGCGGATGAGCTTAGGTCATAACTCTCTGGAGTCTGATTTGCCGGCTTTGCTCGATGCTTTGGACGCAATCGTTAAGCCAGTTTCTCAGGGAGGCGCAGCCTTTGCCGGGCTGCTCAATCAATGA
- the bamB gene encoding outer membrane protein assembly factor BamB — MSVLACLAACASKPRFEPSPLKKIAEPEVVLDSEWTAKVASVGMFNALRPLVAAGRVFIGDQKGGVHAFNAQGEPLWSVATGLTLAAGPALVDGQLIFGSRDGDLLSLAALDGEERWRLRLSSEISTVPAGDAELLAVKSEDGRIHALDPSDGSTLWVVPLTVPSLTWRGNAPLEVTADAVIVGTSTGRLKALARADGAPLWEQVIAEPRGRSEVQRLVDVDAQLLLAGPVIVAISSGGNLRVLRRENGQTIWERAVGGFVGAALDENCLYVVDGDDAISCLDPRSGAASWSQEQLSYRRLSKPMAWKGNVLVGDYDGYVHVLSAADGSIVGRGRMDRAGIRWLGEGPDTGLLSLSSRGKLRAFDSAPANR, encoded by the coding sequence ATGAGCGTGCTGGCTTGCCTCGCTGCCTGTGCGAGCAAGCCACGCTTTGAACCGTCGCCACTCAAGAAGATTGCCGAGCCCGAGGTCGTACTAGATAGCGAATGGACGGCCAAGGTGGCTTCAGTGGGCATGTTCAACGCCCTGCGCCCTTTGGTTGCGGCGGGTCGGGTCTTTATTGGCGATCAAAAAGGTGGGGTCCACGCCTTTAACGCGCAAGGTGAGCCGCTGTGGTCGGTTGCTACTGGCTTAACCCTGGCTGCTGGTCCTGCTCTGGTCGACGGTCAGCTGATTTTCGGCAGCCGTGACGGAGATTTACTCTCCCTCGCCGCCCTGGATGGTGAAGAGCGCTGGCGCCTGCGTTTATCCAGCGAAATTTCCACGGTTCCCGCTGGTGACGCGGAGTTGCTCGCGGTGAAAAGTGAAGATGGCCGTATTCACGCGCTGGATCCTAGCGACGGCAGCACCTTATGGGTGGTCCCGTTAACCGTGCCATCGCTTACATGGCGGGGGAACGCCCCCCTGGAAGTGACAGCAGATGCGGTCATAGTCGGGACGTCGACTGGCCGCCTTAAGGCTCTTGCGCGGGCCGATGGGGCTCCATTATGGGAGCAGGTGATTGCGGAACCACGCGGCCGATCCGAAGTTCAACGCCTCGTTGACGTAGATGCTCAGCTACTGCTGGCTGGCCCAGTGATCGTTGCCATTAGCAGCGGCGGAAACCTTAGGGTATTGCGACGTGAAAACGGGCAAACCATTTGGGAGCGCGCTGTTGGTGGTTTTGTGGGTGCCGCGCTGGATGAGAACTGTCTGTACGTCGTCGATGGGGATGATGCTATTTCCTGCTTGGACCCACGTTCGGGAGCGGCGAGTTGGAGTCAAGAGCAACTGAGCTATCGCCGACTATCCAAACCCATGGCTTGGAAGGGCAATGTGTTAGTGGGCGACTACGACGGTTACGTGCACGTGCTCAGCGCGGCGGATGGAAGCATCGTCGGGCGTGGGCGCATGGATCGTGCAGGAATTCGCTGGCTGGGCGAGGGTCCAGACACCGGCTTACTCAGTTTGTCTTCACGCGGTAAGCTGCGGGCCTTCGATAGCGCCCCAGCGAATCGATAA
- the ispG gene encoding flavodoxin-dependent (E)-4-hydroxy-3-methylbut-2-enyl-diphosphate synthase codes for MKYAHTIHRRKSRQIHVGSVPVGGDAPISVQSMTNTDTADVAATVAQIRALHKAGADIVRVSVPTMDAAEAFGKIRVQSPVPLVADIHFNYRVGLAAAEQGADCLRINPGNIGSEKKVAEVIACARHHNIPIRVGVNAGSLEGDLQEKYGEPTPEALVESAFRHIDILDRHDFQDYKISLKASEVFMTVAAYRLLAGQIEQPLHLGITEAGGQRAGAVKSAIGLGMLLAEGIGDTIRVSLAADPVEEIKVGWDILKSLSLRTRGINLIACPSCSRQNFDVVKTVNELEARFEDIDEALDVAVIGCVVNGPGEAREADIGITGGYPNTVFQHGEISGKLKNDDLVIGLEDLVRREVARRQCGSDDS; via the coding sequence ATGAAGTACGCACACACTATTCATCGCCGTAAGTCCAGACAAATTCACGTCGGTTCTGTTCCGGTTGGAGGTGATGCGCCAATCAGCGTCCAAAGCATGACCAACACGGACACTGCAGATGTGGCGGCCACGGTGGCGCAAATTCGTGCTCTGCACAAAGCCGGAGCCGACATCGTGCGTGTCTCGGTCCCCACCATGGATGCTGCTGAGGCTTTCGGCAAGATTCGGGTGCAATCCCCAGTGCCATTGGTGGCCGATATCCACTTTAACTATAGAGTGGGTTTAGCGGCTGCTGAGCAAGGCGCGGATTGCTTACGCATTAACCCTGGAAATATCGGTTCCGAAAAGAAGGTGGCGGAAGTCATCGCGTGTGCGCGGCACCACAACATTCCCATTCGGGTGGGAGTCAATGCGGGGTCGCTGGAAGGGGACTTACAAGAAAAATACGGTGAGCCCACCCCCGAGGCTTTGGTGGAGTCGGCCTTTCGCCACATTGACATCCTCGATCGGCATGATTTTCAAGACTACAAAATCAGCCTCAAAGCCTCTGAAGTCTTCATGACTGTGGCGGCTTATCGCTTGCTGGCTGGGCAGATTGAGCAGCCCTTGCACTTGGGTATCACCGAAGCGGGTGGTCAACGTGCTGGTGCAGTCAAATCGGCCATCGGGCTGGGCATGCTCTTGGCCGAGGGAATTGGCGACACCATTCGAGTTTCGCTGGCAGCCGACCCTGTGGAAGAGATTAAAGTGGGCTGGGATATCTTGAAGAGTCTCAGTCTACGGACACGCGGAATCAATTTGATTGCCTGCCCGAGTTGTTCACGGCAAAACTTTGATGTGGTCAAAACCGTCAACGAGCTTGAGGCGCGGTTCGAGGATATTGATGAGGCCTTGGATGTGGCCGTCATTGGTTGTGTGGTGAATGGACCTGGCGAGGCGCGTGAGGCCGATATTGGCATTACCGGCGGCTACCCCAACACGGTTTTTCAGCACGGCGAAATTAGCGGCAAGCTTAAAAACGACGACTTAGTGATAGGACTGGAGGATCTGGTGCGCCGAGAAGTCGCACGCCGTCAATGCGGGAGCGATGATTCCTGA
- a CDS encoding cysteine desulfurase — translation MIYLDHAATTPLRPEARAILAEFAQADGPFANPASAHALGQQMAARVAKAREDFADILGVQPTEIVFTSGATEADNLAVMGRARFAQNKGRRLTVPRTEHKAVIDPVRHLQGQGWQVDWIDPGAAGVCTAEAVDAALQPDTTLACAMAVNNETGHIHDLPAIALACQDRGVPLHVDAAQALGKIPLQTWAGVGSMAFSGHKLGAPAGIGALYLRGRPRLGVEPLVFGGGQERGMRSGTLPAMLILAFVAAAKAAASAQAQEHARLLELREQLWRRVSRQVPHLIRNSPENSSSPHILNISVPHVQGDSLRALLPDIALSSGSACAAAQAESSYVLRAMGHDDAQANASLRLSFGHNTHAAEVDQAAEQIIAAIQRLQSWHPEAK, via the coding sequence ATGATTTATCTGGACCATGCGGCCACGACCCCATTGCGGCCTGAGGCGCGAGCCATCCTGGCGGAGTTCGCGCAAGCGGATGGGCCATTTGCAAACCCGGCATCAGCGCATGCGCTGGGCCAGCAAATGGCGGCCAGGGTGGCTAAGGCTCGAGAGGATTTTGCCGACATTCTCGGCGTTCAGCCCACGGAAATCGTGTTTACCTCGGGCGCGACCGAGGCGGATAATCTTGCCGTCATGGGGCGTGCCCGCTTTGCGCAAAACAAGGGGCGGCGGCTGACGGTACCCCGGACCGAGCACAAGGCGGTGATCGATCCGGTCCGACATTTGCAGGGCCAAGGCTGGCAAGTGGATTGGATAGACCCCGGAGCTGCGGGCGTATGTACTGCTGAGGCAGTTGACGCGGCGTTGCAGCCAGACACGACCCTAGCGTGCGCTATGGCTGTGAATAATGAAACGGGCCATATCCATGATCTGCCGGCGATTGCGCTTGCGTGTCAGGATCGGGGCGTCCCACTGCATGTTGATGCGGCTCAGGCCCTAGGGAAGATTCCGCTACAGACTTGGGCTGGCGTTGGCAGCATGGCCTTTTCGGGGCACAAATTGGGCGCTCCGGCCGGCATCGGGGCCTTGTATTTACGCGGCCGTCCCCGCCTGGGTGTGGAGCCCTTGGTGTTCGGCGGCGGGCAGGAGAGGGGAATGCGCTCGGGCACCCTGCCAGCCATGCTGATTCTGGCCTTTGTGGCGGCTGCCAAAGCGGCAGCGTCCGCGCAGGCACAGGAACATGCGCGGTTGTTGGAGCTACGGGAGCAGCTCTGGCGCAGGGTCTCCCGGCAAGTGCCTCACCTGATTCGGAACAGCCCGGAAAACAGCAGCTCCCCGCACATCCTTAATATCAGCGTGCCCCATGTGCAAGGCGATAGTTTGCGTGCCTTATTGCCGGACATTGCTCTATCCAGTGGGAGCGCATGTGCAGCGGCGCAGGCTGAGAGTTCCTACGTGCTTCGAGCGATGGGGCATGATGATGCGCAGGCCAACGCCTCTTTGCGCCTCTCCTTTGGGCATAACACGCATGCTGCGGAGGTAGACCAAGCTGCTGAGCAGATCATTGCAGCGATACAACGTCTACAGTCTTGGCATCCTGAGGCTAAGTAA
- a CDS encoding tetratricopeptide repeat protein: MDMEQTDQEQVEQLQKWWRENRLALLGGLVVGIGGLLGWEQFQNARSQGAMQASQAYEAVNQAISKADVQAADAALEQLRNEHGQSVYVAHAHAARASLAADNQNWEAAIDHLEQALASKPGKALEAVLSLRLARAQWAQGDAQAALTTLDDAELPSSASALADELRGDIAYAQGDTETARSAWESALAAGGQATAGAISNKLARLGSKS; this comes from the coding sequence ATGGACATGGAACAAACGGATCAGGAACAGGTTGAGCAGCTCCAGAAGTGGTGGCGGGAGAACCGCTTGGCTTTACTGGGTGGGCTGGTTGTCGGTATCGGCGGCTTGCTTGGATGGGAGCAATTTCAAAACGCCCGTTCTCAGGGCGCTATGCAGGCCTCCCAAGCCTACGAAGCTGTGAACCAGGCGATTAGCAAGGCTGATGTGCAGGCTGCGGATGCCGCCTTGGAACAATTGCGCAATGAGCATGGTCAGTCGGTCTATGTCGCCCATGCTCATGCCGCCCGCGCCAGTTTGGCCGCGGACAACCAGAACTGGGAAGCAGCTATAGATCACCTTGAGCAAGCGCTGGCCAGCAAGCCCGGAAAAGCACTTGAAGCCGTGCTGAGCTTGCGCTTGGCACGGGCGCAATGGGCACAGGGTGATGCACAGGCCGCTCTGACAACGCTGGATGACGCGGAGTTGCCAAGCAGCGCCTCGGCATTGGCAGACGAGTTGCGCGGCGATATCGCCTACGCTCAGGGGGATACTGAAACGGCTCGCAGCGCTTGGGAAAGCGCCTTGGCTGCTGGCGGCCAGGCTACCGCAGGGGCCATCAGCAACAAACTGGCTCGGCTGGGTAGTAAGTCCTAA
- the ndk gene encoding nucleoside-diphosphate kinase: protein MATQRTLSIIKPDAVAKNVIGEIYTRFEKAGLRVVAAKMKQLSRAEAEGFYAVHRERPFFNDLVEFMISGPVMVQVLEGENAISKNREIMGATNPKEAAPGTIRADFADSIDANAVHGSDAEETAAVEVAYFFAATELCAR from the coding sequence ATGGCAACCCAACGTACACTTTCCATTATCAAGCCAGACGCCGTCGCAAAGAACGTTATTGGCGAGATCTACACCCGCTTTGAGAAGGCCGGGCTGCGCGTCGTCGCAGCGAAAATGAAGCAGCTCAGCCGCGCCGAAGCCGAAGGTTTCTATGCGGTGCACCGTGAGCGCCCGTTCTTTAATGACCTCGTAGAGTTCATGATTTCCGGCCCGGTGATGGTGCAGGTTCTTGAGGGCGAGAACGCCATCAGCAAGAACCGGGAAATCATGGGAGCCACCAACCCCAAAGAGGCCGCCCCAGGAACCATCCGCGCCGACTTTGCAGACTCCATCGATGCCAACGCTGTGCATGGCTCCGATGCTGAAGAAACTGCCGCTGTCGAGGTGGCCTACTTCTTCGCAGCGACCGAGCTCTGCGCGCGCTAA
- the rlmN gene encoding 23S rRNA (adenine(2503)-C(2))-methyltransferase RlmN — MTDAPTNLLGLDRGGLEDWFAQRGEKAFRARQLMPWVYQRGVSDFAQMTDLGKSLRERLETEAVIQTPRLITEEISSDGTRKWVLGLESGNAVETVFIPEADRGTLCISSQIGCAMDCQFCATATQGFARNLTAAEIIAQVWYAQKALGAVPREGRVISNIVFMGMGEPLANFEHVVTAIRVLLDDLGYGLSKRRVTVSTSGLVPFMDRLRGSVDTALAVSLHAPTDSIRDVIVPINRKYPLAELMAACKRYTANRERQTHIVYEYVMLDGVNDGKAEALALAKLLRDMPAKVNLIPFNPFPGTTYQRSAPQVVTEFSQILRERRIVTTVRKTRGDDIAAACGQLVGEVRNRQKRRLSDIPVVVQ, encoded by the coding sequence ATGACTGACGCGCCAACCAATCTCTTAGGTCTAGACCGTGGTGGTCTGGAGGACTGGTTCGCTCAACGTGGCGAAAAGGCTTTTCGTGCGCGTCAGCTCATGCCTTGGGTCTATCAGCGCGGCGTGAGCGATTTTGCCCAGATGACTGATCTGGGCAAATCCCTGCGCGAGCGTTTGGAGACCGAGGCCGTCATCCAAACCCCGCGGCTGATTACCGAAGAAATCTCTAGTGACGGTACTCGTAAATGGGTGCTGGGCTTAGAGAGCGGTAACGCTGTTGAGACGGTGTTCATTCCCGAGGCTGATCGCGGCACCTTGTGCATTAGCTCGCAGATTGGCTGCGCCATGGACTGCCAGTTCTGTGCGACAGCCACCCAGGGCTTTGCCCGCAATCTGACGGCGGCCGAGATTATCGCCCAGGTGTGGTACGCGCAGAAAGCGCTAGGTGCCGTTCCGCGTGAAGGGCGGGTGATTTCGAACATTGTTTTTATGGGCATGGGTGAACCCCTTGCCAACTTTGAGCATGTGGTTACGGCCATCCGCGTTCTGCTCGATGACCTGGGCTACGGCTTATCCAAACGGCGGGTCACGGTGAGCACCTCAGGACTCGTACCGTTCATGGATCGACTGCGCGGCAGTGTAGATACTGCTTTGGCCGTGTCATTACACGCGCCTACAGACAGCATCCGTGATGTCATTGTCCCGATCAATCGCAAGTACCCTCTGGCTGAGCTGATGGCGGCGTGCAAACGCTATACGGCGAATCGCGAGCGCCAAACCCACATCGTTTACGAGTACGTGATGCTCGATGGGGTCAATGACGGCAAGGCCGAGGCACTGGCGCTGGCCAAACTGCTGCGGGATATGCCGGCCAAGGTCAACCTGATCCCCTTCAACCCTTTCCCCGGCACGACTTACCAGCGCTCGGCTCCTCAGGTGGTGACTGAGTTTTCCCAAATTCTGCGTGAGCGCCGCATTGTGACCACCGTACGCAAGACCCGTGGTGATGACATTGCTGCGGCATGCGGCCAGTTGGTGGGTGAGGTCCGTAATCGGCAAAAACGTCGCCTGAGCGACATTCCTGTTGTTGTGCAGTGA
- the hisS gene encoding histidine--tRNA ligase, whose protein sequence is MAQRIRALRGFPDIGPEDTPGWRQLEDACAQVLDRYAFEQIRLPILEATELFARSVGEATDIVEKEMFSFVDRERHSMSLRPEGTASAVRLGIDLGLLHNAQRRLWYIGPMFRHERPQAGRYRQFHQIGVECFGIAGPLADIEVIALSEQLLQSAGVRSAVQLEINTLGSQAARAEYRGALQSWLQERFDDLDADSQSRVERNPLRVLDSKVPQTQALLVDAPKLVDYLDEDSLAHHRAVLDGLEALGIDYVENPRLVRGLDYYNHCVFEWTTTELGAQGTVLAGGRYDGLVEQLGGGPVPACGFAMGLERVLLLQKALDVAPVQRQLDIYICHEGVLAQPRALTMAQDLRALGAKVCIDGATGRLKPQLKRAAQSGAAMRVVIKDQTADWSVLESEPAPALREYFAKQGVAGPPAA, encoded by the coding sequence ATGGCACAACGTATTCGCGCATTGCGCGGTTTCCCAGACATTGGGCCTGAAGATACTCCTGGCTGGCGCCAGCTCGAAGATGCCTGCGCTCAGGTCCTAGACCGCTACGCTTTCGAGCAAATTCGACTGCCGATCCTAGAGGCAACGGAGCTTTTCGCCCGCAGCGTCGGCGAGGCCACGGACATCGTGGAAAAGGAGATGTTCAGCTTTGTGGATCGCGAGCGTCACTCTATGAGCTTGCGCCCGGAGGGGACCGCCAGCGCGGTGCGCTTGGGGATTGATCTGGGGTTGCTGCATAACGCTCAGCGCCGTCTGTGGTACATCGGTCCCATGTTTCGGCATGAACGCCCTCAAGCGGGGCGCTACCGGCAGTTCCATCAAATTGGCGTGGAGTGCTTCGGCATTGCAGGCCCCCTGGCAGACATCGAAGTCATCGCTCTGTCCGAGCAGCTTTTGCAGTCCGCAGGTGTTCGCTCGGCCGTGCAGCTTGAGATCAATACCTTGGGCAGTCAGGCTGCGCGCGCAGAGTATCGCGGCGCATTGCAGTCATGGTTGCAAGAACGATTCGATGACTTAGACGCCGATAGCCAATCTCGCGTTGAGCGAAATCCGCTGCGGGTCCTAGATTCTAAAGTTCCACAAACCCAGGCATTGTTAGTCGATGCGCCAAAGCTAGTGGATTACCTAGACGAAGACTCGCTCGCGCACCATCGCGCCGTGCTCGATGGCCTTGAGGCGCTGGGTATCGACTATGTGGAGAACCCGCGCTTAGTTCGTGGCCTGGACTACTACAACCATTGCGTTTTCGAGTGGACGACCACCGAGCTTGGCGCTCAAGGCACTGTATTAGCCGGTGGGCGCTATGACGGCTTGGTGGAGCAGCTCGGTGGCGGGCCGGTTCCGGCCTGCGGCTTTGCGATGGGCTTGGAGCGAGTTCTGCTGTTGCAAAAGGCTTTGGACGTCGCGCCGGTGCAGCGGCAGTTAGATATTTATATCTGCCACGAAGGTGTACTAGCGCAGCCAAGGGCGCTGACCATGGCCCAAGACCTACGAGCACTGGGGGCTAAGGTCTGCATCGATGGCGCCACGGGGCGACTGAAACCACAGCTCAAACGCGCTGCTCAGTCTGGTGCTGCCATGCGCGTCGTCATCAAAGATCAAACAGCCGATTGGTCGGTGTTGGAGTCAGAGCCAGCGCCTGCGCTCAGAGAATATTTTGCTAAGCAGGGAGTCGCAGGACCACCTGCCGCTTAG